In the genome of Helicovermis profundi, the window ATTCCTTAACGACATATTCAGATCTACTTAAAAACAACATTGCTTCATAGTATAAATTAAAGGAAATTATATCTCCAAGATTATAGTCAATTTTACAATCTGTTATATCTACTATTAAATGATCTGAGCTACTGCCAATGATTTTAATATTTTTATTGGTAGGTATCAGTTTTGTATGATCTCCAAAGTCCTGTTTACCAATATTTAATATAGCTCTTTTTCTTATACCTATATCTGTATAGGTTGGTCTGTTGCCAAAAGCATCTATAAAAATTTCGCCAACTGGATATGAAGGTTTATTTTTGATTTCAATAATTTCAGCTTTTAAAGTAAATATATCATTATATAAATTACTAAAATCATAACCCCAATATTCCTCTAAATCTCTATTAATTAATATAGCTTCGCCTATTCTTAGGTGATTTATTTTTTTTGGCATAGTATTATTTTTTAACATGCTAAGTGATGTAGATGCTCCTCCAGAAATTATTTCGAGTTTTCTTCCTATAATAGTTTCAATGTTTTCTGCAATGGAAGAAAGTCTGGTTAGATTTTTTATACTAGGTTTTATTGATCCGTAGCAGCCTAAATTTGTTCCAATTCCCTTTAAATAAATATTACTCAAATTATTTTCAATATTTTTAGCAGCCATAATGAATTCATTTTCGTTAAAAAAGCCTTCTCTTAAATCACCCAAATCAAACATTAATATAACACTGTGTTTAATATTTAGTTTTTTACATAATGTATCTATTTTTTTAACTACATCATATTCTGAATTTAGGCTAACATCAGCAGATTTAATGATTCTTTCAAGATTTGAAATTGAAGGAATTCGTATTAATAAAGTTTCAATTGAAGGATTGAGTTCCTTGATTTTTTCTAGTTGCTCAATTCTTGAACTCCCAATTGATTTAATATTATTATCTATAAAAGCTTTATCAACTTGAGTAATGCCATTAAATCCTTTTATTACAGTTGTTATTGCAATGTTATTTTTAGCGCACAAATTTGATATTTCACTGATATTTTTTTTTAGATGATTCATATTAATAGTTAGCTTAGGATAAAAGATAGTTTTCATAGTATCATCTCCTTATGAAAATTTTACTAATTTTTCGCAAGTCTCTTTATTTCATCAATAAATTCATTTATTTCGCTTTCTAAAGTGTCAAATGATGCAACCCATCTTACTAAATTAGTAGGTTCTTCTAGTAGGTAAAAATATGTTTTCTTTTGAAGTGGTTCAATCCATTCTTTTGGTATAGTTGCAATAATTATGTTTGCATCAGGGCTATCAATTATTTTTATTTCTTTAATTTCTTTTACTCCATCAACTAATAATTTCGCCATATTATTAGCGTGAGAAGCAGTCTTTTTCCATAAATCGTTTTCTAAATAAGCGATAAATTGTGCAGAAATATATCTCATTTTTGATATTAGTTGCATACCTTGTTTTCTTGCAAATAGCAAATTTTTTGTTGCTTCTTCATTAAAAGAAATAATTGCTTCCCCGTACATCATTCCGTTTTTTGTTCCTCCAAATGAAAGTAAATCAACACCTGTATCAACAATCATTTCTTTAAAGCTTATATCAAGAGCAGCTGCAGCATTTGAAATTCTTGCTCCGTCAACATGTAATAGCATATTGTTTTTATGGGCAAAGTCAGCTATTTCTTTTATCTCGTTAGAAGTGTAGATAGTTCCAGATTCACTAACTTGGCTAATTGATATTACTTTTGGCTGAGTTCTATGTTCATCACCCTTTGCAAGTAGTAACCGTGTAATATCTTCAGTTGAAATTTTACCGTTTCTAAGAGGTACTGTAAGAATTTTTGAACCAGTAAATCTTTCAAATGCACCACATTCATCTACGTTGATGTGCGCGTTATCTACGCACACAACGCCTTCAAAAGGTCTAAGTAGGCTAGAGAGGCCAACTACATTTGCTGCTGTACCATTAGGAACAAAAAAAACATTTGCTTTTTCAGTAAAGATTTCCTTAAATTTTTTAATTGCTTTTTCGCTGTAAGTATCATATCCATATGGATTTTCGTGTTCTTTATTACAATTAACTATAGCTTCAAGTATCTTGCTATGCACTCCAGAATCATTGTCACTTCCAAACATTTTCATAAGTTATCTCCTTTTCAATATGTATATAGTTTTAAAAAGCTTTAACTTTTACTTAATATATTATAACATAATCATGAATTTTAAGAGTGTTATATCATTTGATTTTTAAGTATAGTTACTTAAAATATTATTATATAAGATAAAAAAACTAGATATAGCAATAACATTGTTATGATTTTAATGCAATATTATATTTGAATGCAATTAATTGATGAAAAATATATTGAAATAATATAACTAAGGAGTATACTAAGGTAGATGTTTAGGGAGTAAAGAAATAATTATAATATATATTTTTTTTAAGGAGAGGATTAATTGATTTCAATTTTATTTAACAATGGCTTATTAATTGACAATTTATCTTTGTTTTTTGTGTTTACAATTCTTTTAATATCTATACCAGTTTTTATATACACTTTTGGTTATATTAAAGAATACAAAGATGAATATTCAAGAATTTACAATGTTTTTTTAACAACAATTTTTATTCTTTCAATGCTACTCGTAGTACTTGCAAAAGATAGTATTACTTTTATAGTATTTTGGGAAATTATGTCGGTAAGTTCATTTTTCTTAGTTATTTATGAACATAAAAATTTTATTAATATTAAGAATGGAATTATGTATTTGATAATGACGCATATTAGTGGATTTTTTCTAATGACTATGTTTGCTTTTCTATATAAATACACAGGATATGTTGATTTTGTGGGAATAGCACATAGGTCAAATTTAGTAGTTGGTTCTAAAGCTATTGTAGTATTTGTACTTGCTTTATTTGGGTTTGGAGCAAAAGCTGGTTTTATGCCGCTTCATGCTTGGCTTCCAAAAGCACATCCGAGTGCGCCTTCAAATGCATCTGCTCTTATGTCAGGTCTTATGTTAAAGGTAGCTATATATGGTCTTATTAGAGTTAGTTTTTATTTTATTGGTCTAGTTTCTTTACCATTTTCTTTAGCTTTAGTTATTATTGGAGTAATTACTGCAATATATGCAATTCTAAATGCAATTGTTCAAAAGGATATAAAAAAACTACTAGCATATTCAAGTGCAGAAAATATCGGAATTATTGCGAGTGTAATTGGACTTTCACTTGTATTTAAGCACTATGGTATGTATGATTTTGCCCTTTTAGCTTTTGTTGGAGCAATATTTCATATATTAAATCATGCTGTATTTAAAAGCTTATTGTTTATGAGTGCTGGAAGTGTTTTATTTGCTACTGGTACAAAAAATATGAATGAACTCGGCGGGCTTTATAGCAAAATGAAATTTGCAAGCATTGCCGCTTTTATTGGTACTTTATCAATCTCGGCTATTCCGCCTTTAAATGGATTTGCAAGTGAATTTTTAATATTTAAAAACTTTATATATGGTCCAAAGATGATAAATGATATTTGGGTAGTTGTTGTTTTACTTTTTTCGGGTGCAATAATTGCTCTTACTAGCGGAGGAGCATTATTTGCTGCTGTTAAAAGTTATGGTATGACATATTTAGGATCATCTAGAACTAAAAAAGCTGAAAAAATTCATAAAATTCCACTTACTATGAATATAGGTCTTGGAATATTAGCGATTGAGTGTATTATACTAGGAGTATTTTCTCCATTTATTATAAAAAAGCTAATACTGCTAATGAGTGAAAGTTTTTCTGGTATAAATTTAAATTCATCTTTATTTAATATTAACACTGAATTAACTAAAGTTTCACTTATTCTTATTGCTGTAGTAACTATTATTTTGATTATTAATAAAATTCTAAGTAGTAAAACTAAAATAGTATATTCCGATACATGGGGATGCGGATTTGTTAATCAATCAAATAAAATGCAGTATACATCAAACGCTTTTTCTCAGCCGCAAACAAGGTTGTTTGCAAAAGTTCAAGGGTATTCAAAAAATACCAAAG includes:
- a CDS encoding alanine/ornithine racemase family PLP-dependent enzyme yields the protein MKTIFYPKLTINMNHLKKNISEISNLCAKNNIAITTVIKGFNGITQVDKAFIDNNIKSIGSSRIEQLEKIKELNPSIETLLIRIPSISNLERIIKSADVSLNSEYDVVKKIDTLCKKLNIKHSVILMFDLGDLREGFFNENEFIMAAKNIENNLSNIYLKGIGTNLGCYGSIKPSIKNLTRLSSIAENIETIIGRKLEIISGGASTSLSMLKNNTMPKKINHLRIGEAILINRDLEEYWGYDFSNLYNDIFTLKAEIIEIKNKPSYPVGEIFIDAFGNRPTYTDIGIRKRAILNIGKQDFGDHTKLIPTNKNIKIIGSSSDHLIVDITDCKIDYNLGDIISFNLYYEAMLFLSRSEYVVKELI
- a CDS encoding threonine aldolase family protein, which produces MKMFGSDNDSGVHSKILEAIVNCNKEHENPYGYDTYSEKAIKKFKEIFTEKANVFFVPNGTAANVVGLSSLLRPFEGVVCVDNAHINVDECGAFERFTGSKILTVPLRNGKISTEDITRLLLAKGDEHRTQPKVISISQVSESGTIYTSNEIKEIADFAHKNNMLLHVDGARISNAAAALDISFKEMIVDTGVDLLSFGGTKNGMMYGEAIISFNEEATKNLLFARKQGMQLISKMRYISAQFIAYLENDLWKKTASHANNMAKLLVDGVKEIKEIKIIDSPDANIIIATIPKEWIEPLQKKTYFYLLEEPTNLVRWVASFDTLESEINEFIDEIKRLAKN
- a CDS encoding proton-conducting transporter membrane subunit; this translates as MISILFNNGLLIDNLSLFFVFTILLISIPVFIYTFGYIKEYKDEYSRIYNVFLTTIFILSMLLVVLAKDSITFIVFWEIMSVSSFFLVIYEHKNFINIKNGIMYLIMTHISGFFLMTMFAFLYKYTGYVDFVGIAHRSNLVVGSKAIVVFVLALFGFGAKAGFMPLHAWLPKAHPSAPSNASALMSGLMLKVAIYGLIRVSFYFIGLVSLPFSLALVIIGVITAIYAILNAIVQKDIKKLLAYSSAENIGIIASVIGLSLVFKHYGMYDFALLAFVGAIFHILNHAVFKSLLFMSAGSVLFATGTKNMNELGGLYSKMKFASIAAFIGTLSISAIPPLNGFASEFLIFKNFIYGPKMINDIWVVVVLLFSGAIIALTSGGALFAAVKSYGMTYLGSSRTKKAEKIHKIPLTMNIGLGILAIECIILGVFSPFIIKKLILLMSESFSGINLNSSLFNINTELTKVSLILIAVVTIILIINKILSSKTKIVYSDTWGCGFVNQSNKMQYTSNAFSQPQTRLFAKVQGYSKNTKVSSVIHLSNNIFDICENYLYTPTLNIVNYISKKVVRIHLGKVRIYVLYIFIALTATTFTIYILL